One genomic window of Mucilaginibacter sp. SJ includes the following:
- a CDS encoding helix-turn-helix domain-containing protein, whose product MNNKVGQLSLLKFADLYADKLAGADFFVVDEKQLLSLSEYPYRSDGYIIGICTRGTAKVEVNLQVYDARPDAMLLATPFHVLRIYDSSADFLCRFVVFSKAFLIENNANSHFLESFSYFNSASIPVIYPDNADAKMILEIYLLIQQKLAREGHPYDVEISRSILMTLLYEIQAIYEKQHLIIKGKQTRKQELNVLFQSLIFHHYKEHRSVQYYADALYVSPKHLTETIKEVTGRTAGEWIDDAVILEAKVLLRNHEISIARAAESIHFPDQSSFGKYFKKHTGMSPSDYRAISAH is encoded by the coding sequence ATGAATAATAAGGTTGGACAATTAAGCCTGTTGAAATTTGCAGATCTGTATGCAGATAAGCTGGCTGGTGCCGATTTTTTTGTTGTTGACGAAAAGCAATTATTGAGCCTGAGCGAATATCCTTACCGTTCGGACGGTTATATTATAGGCATTTGTACACGTGGCACAGCCAAAGTAGAAGTGAACCTGCAGGTTTATGATGCCCGGCCGGATGCCATGCTTCTGGCAACCCCATTTCATGTTTTGAGGATCTACGATAGCAGTGCCGATTTTTTATGCCGGTTTGTTGTTTTCAGCAAAGCCTTTTTAATCGAAAATAACGCCAATAGCCATTTCCTTGAATCATTCAGTTATTTTAACAGCGCATCTATCCCGGTAATTTATCCGGACAATGCCGATGCCAAAATGATCCTGGAAATTTATTTATTGATCCAGCAAAAATTAGCGCGCGAAGGGCATCCTTATGATGTTGAAATATCCAGGAGCATTTTGATGACACTGCTTTATGAAATACAGGCCATTTACGAAAAGCAACACCTGATAATAAAAGGTAAACAAACCAGGAAACAGGAACTAAACGTGCTTTTCCAATCCCTCATTTTCCATCATTATAAAGAACACCGCAGCGTGCAATACTATGCCGACGCGCTGTATGTGTCTCCCAAACATTTAACCGAAACCATTAAGGAAGTAACCGGGCGAACCGCGGGCGAATGGATAGACGACGCGGTAATATTGGAAGCCAAAGTATTACTGAGGAATCACGAGATCAGCATCGCCCGCGCCGCCGAGAGCATCCATTTCCCCGACCAATCATCGTTTGGCAAATATTTTAAAAAGCATACCGGCATGTCGCCTTCTGACTATAGGGCGATATCTGCGCATTGA